One Azoarcus sp. DN11 DNA segment encodes these proteins:
- the metW gene encoding methionine biosynthesis protein MetW, whose translation MSYRYDYEVITQWIAPGEKVLDLGCGDGSLLKHLAEARQVQGYGVENDPDKLLACTRNGVNVIQMDMEKGLAGIEDGFFDHVIMSLSLQAMHSTQGILAEMLRVAREAVVSFPNFGYWRHRQSILNGRMPVSESLPHQWFNTPNVRFFTIADFDALCEMNGIAVRERLAFDEGKLILDEPNFLASVAVYRLGRGG comes from the coding sequence ATGTCCTACCGCTACGACTACGAAGTCATCACCCAGTGGATCGCGCCGGGAGAAAAGGTGCTCGACCTCGGCTGCGGCGACGGCAGCCTGCTGAAGCATCTCGCCGAGGCGCGCCAGGTGCAGGGTTACGGCGTCGAGAACGACCCGGACAAGCTCCTCGCGTGCACGCGCAACGGCGTGAACGTGATCCAGATGGACATGGAAAAGGGGCTCGCCGGCATCGAGGACGGCTTCTTCGACCACGTGATCATGAGCCTGTCGCTGCAGGCGATGCACAGCACGCAGGGGATTCTCGCCGAGATGCTGCGCGTGGCGCGCGAGGCGGTCGTGAGCTTCCCGAATTTCGGCTACTGGCGCCACCGCCAGAGCATCCTCAACGGCCGCATGCCGGTGTCGGAGAGCCTGCCGCACCAGTGGTTCAACACGCCCAACGTGCGCTTCTTCACGATCGCCGACTTCGACGCGCTATGCGAGATGAACGGCATCGCGGTGCGCGAGCGGCTCGCGTTCGACGAGGGCAAGCTGATCCTCGACGAGCCGAACTTCCTTGCGAGCGTGGCGGTGTACCGCCTCGGTCGCGGGGGCTGA
- a CDS encoding homoserine O-acetyltransferase has product MIQPQSVGVVAPQRAHFAEPLPLRSGGTLPEYELVYETYGELNVDRSNAVLVCHALSGSHHVAGHYADAPKDTGWWDNLVGPGKPLDTRKFFVIGVNNLGGCHGSTGPMSINPASGRPWGADFPFVTVEDWVGAQARLADRLGIQRFAAIVGGSLGGMQALSWTLQYPERVAHAVVIASAPKLTAQNIAFNEVARQAILTDPDFHGGDYYAHDVVPARGLKLARMVGHITYLSDDAMGDKFGRSLRHGKAIYSYDVEFEIESYLRYQGDKFAGFFDANTYLLATKALDYFDPAFEHGGNLPAALSPATADFLVVSFSTDWRFSPARSREIVYALLHNQRNVSYAQIESDAGHDSFLLDDAQYHALLAAYFDRIKV; this is encoded by the coding sequence ATGATCCAACCCCAATCCGTCGGCGTCGTCGCCCCGCAGCGGGCGCATTTCGCCGAGCCGCTCCCGCTGCGCAGCGGGGGCACGCTGCCCGAATACGAATTGGTCTACGAGACCTACGGCGAGCTGAACGTCGACCGCAGCAACGCGGTGCTCGTGTGCCACGCGCTGTCGGGATCGCACCACGTCGCCGGCCACTACGCCGACGCGCCGAAGGACACCGGCTGGTGGGACAACCTCGTCGGTCCCGGCAAGCCGCTCGACACGCGCAAGTTCTTCGTCATCGGCGTGAACAACCTCGGCGGCTGCCACGGCTCGACCGGGCCGATGTCGATCAACCCGGCGAGCGGCCGGCCCTGGGGCGCGGATTTCCCCTTCGTGACCGTCGAGGACTGGGTCGGGGCGCAGGCGCGGCTCGCGGACCGGCTGGGCATCCAGCGTTTCGCCGCGATCGTCGGCGGCAGCCTGGGCGGCATGCAGGCGCTCTCCTGGACGCTGCAGTACCCGGAGCGCGTCGCCCACGCGGTCGTGATCGCGTCCGCGCCGAAGCTCACGGCACAGAACATCGCGTTCAACGAGGTCGCGCGCCAGGCGATCCTGACCGACCCGGATTTCCACGGCGGCGACTACTACGCGCACGACGTCGTGCCGGCGCGCGGCCTCAAGCTCGCGCGCATGGTCGGGCACATCACGTATCTCTCCGACGACGCGATGGGCGACAAGTTCGGCCGCAGCCTGCGCCACGGCAAGGCCATCTACAGCTACGACGTCGAGTTCGAGATCGAGTCCTACCTGCGCTACCAGGGCGACAAGTTCGCCGGTTTCTTCGACGCCAACACCTACCTGCTGGCGACCAAGGCGCTCGACTACTTCGACCCGGCCTTCGAGCACGGCGGCAACCTGCCGGCGGCGCTGTCGCCGGCGACGGCCGACTTCCTGGTCGTGTCCTTCAGCACCGACTGGCGCTTCTCGCCCGCGAGGAGCCGCGAGATCGTGTATGCGCTGCTGCACAACCAGCGCAACGTCAGCTACGCGCAGATCGAGAGCGACGCCGGGCACGACTCCTTCCTGCTCGACGACGCGCAGTACCACGCGCTGCTCGCCGCCTATTTCGACCGCATCAAGGTTTGA
- a CDS encoding HPr family phosphocarrier protein, which produces MPRAEVEIINKLGLHARASAKLTQLASSFGADVWLERNGRRVNAKSIMGVMMLAAARGATITVETAGQDEDQALQAILELVADRFGEGE; this is translated from the coding sequence ATGCCGAGAGCGGAAGTCGAGATCATCAACAAACTGGGCCTGCACGCACGGGCCTCGGCGAAGCTGACGCAGCTGGCGAGCAGCTTCGGCGCGGACGTGTGGCTGGAGCGCAACGGCCGCCGCGTGAACGCCAAGAGCATCATGGGCGTGATGATGCTGGCGGCGGCGCGCGGCGCAACGATCACCGTCGAGACCGCCGGGCAGGACGAGGACCAGGCGCTGCAGGCGATCCTCGAGCTCGTCGCGGACCGCTTCGGCGAGGGAGAGTAA
- the ptsP gene encoding phosphoenolpyruvate--protein phosphotransferase, translating to MPFTIHGLPVSQGIAIGHVHLVSHAMLEVNHYHVAAKYLPEEVERLNEAVATVRGELVGLKAATAGGQPHSEVGAFVDLQLMMLADPMLVDAARVLINERRCNAEWALVQQMELVVEQFEQIEDPYLRERKADVVQVVERVVKVLLGHPGHLPPKRRDGLGTIIVAHDLSPADTIGFRDHNIGGFVTDVGGPTSHTAIVARSLRIPAVVGLHHIRQLVEEDELLIIDGTRGVVIVAPDERIVEEYRLRRSELELERSKLNRLKDTPATTLDGEDVDLLANIEGPKDLNQVKAVNADGVGLYRTEFLFIGRDALPDEDEQYEAYRTVLKSLPGKPVTIRTFDVGADKALNGVGTRFEPNPALGLRAVRYSLAEPQMFLTQLRALLRASVHGRLQIMIPMLAHAHEIDQSLQLIAKAKAELDAEGLKYDPRVEIGGMIEVPAAALALGMFIRRLSFLSIGTNDLIQYTLAIDRSDEAVVHLYDPLHPAVLKLIAGTIQAGARFGLPVSVCGEMAGDPAYTLLLLGMGLRNFSMHPGHILEIKRQVLRADLNELAPRVQRILKMDEQAKVREAVMRLAG from the coding sequence ATGCCGTTCACGATCCACGGTCTGCCGGTGTCCCAGGGCATCGCCATCGGCCACGTACATCTGGTGTCGCACGCGATGCTGGAGGTGAACCACTACCACGTGGCGGCGAAATACCTGCCCGAGGAAGTGGAGCGCCTCAACGAGGCCGTCGCGACCGTGCGCGGCGAGCTGGTGGGGCTGAAGGCCGCGACGGCCGGCGGCCAGCCCCACAGCGAAGTCGGCGCCTTCGTGGATCTGCAGCTGATGATGCTGGCCGACCCGATGCTGGTCGATGCCGCACGCGTCCTGATCAACGAGCGGCGCTGCAATGCCGAGTGGGCGCTGGTGCAGCAGATGGAGCTGGTCGTCGAGCAGTTCGAGCAGATCGAGGATCCCTACCTGCGCGAGCGCAAGGCCGACGTCGTGCAGGTGGTGGAACGCGTCGTCAAGGTGCTGCTGGGCCACCCCGGCCACCTGCCGCCGAAGCGCCGCGACGGGCTCGGCACGATCATCGTCGCGCACGACCTGTCGCCGGCCGACACGATCGGCTTCCGCGACCACAACATCGGCGGCTTCGTCACCGACGTCGGCGGTCCGACCAGCCACACCGCGATCGTCGCGCGCAGCCTGCGCATCCCGGCGGTCGTGGGCCTGCACCACATCCGCCAGCTGGTCGAGGAAGACGAGCTGCTGATCATCGACGGCACGCGCGGCGTCGTGATCGTCGCGCCCGACGAGCGCATCGTCGAGGAATACCGCCTGCGCCGCAGCGAGCTGGAGCTCGAGCGCTCCAAGCTCAACCGCCTGAAGGACACACCGGCGACGACGCTCGACGGCGAGGACGTGGACCTGCTGGCGAATATCGAGGGGCCGAAGGACCTCAACCAGGTCAAGGCCGTCAACGCCGACGGCGTGGGCCTGTACCGCACCGAGTTCCTCTTCATCGGCCGCGATGCGCTGCCCGACGAGGACGAGCAGTACGAGGCCTACCGCACGGTGCTGAAATCGCTGCCGGGCAAGCCGGTGACGATCCGCACCTTCGATGTCGGCGCCGACAAGGCGCTCAACGGTGTCGGCACGCGCTTCGAACCGAACCCGGCGCTGGGGCTGCGCGCCGTGCGCTACTCGCTGGCCGAACCGCAGATGTTCCTGACGCAGCTGCGCGCACTGCTGCGCGCGTCGGTGCATGGGCGCCTGCAGATCATGATCCCGATGCTCGCGCACGCGCACGAGATCGACCAGTCGCTGCAGCTCATCGCCAAGGCCAAGGCCGAGCTCGACGCCGAGGGGCTGAAGTACGACCCGCGGGTGGAGATCGGCGGCATGATCGAGGTGCCGGCGGCAGCGCTGGCGCTGGGCATGTTCATCCGCCGCCTGTCCTTCCTGTCGATCGGCACCAACGACCTGATCCAGTACACGCTCGCGATCGACCGCTCGGACGAGGCGGTCGTGCATCTCTACGACCCGCTGCACCCCGCGGTGCTGAAGCTGATCGCCGGCACGATCCAGGCCGGCGCGCGCTTCGGCCTGCCGGTGTCGGTGTGCGGCGAGATGGCGGGCGACCCCGCCTACACGCTGCTGCTGCTGGGCATGGGCTTGCGCAATTTCTCGATGCACCCGGGCCACATCCTCGAGATCAAGCGGCAGGTGCTGCGCGCCGACCTGAACGAGCTGGCGCCGCGCGTGCAGCGCATCCTGAAGATGGACGAACAGGCCAAGGTGCGCGAGGCGGTGATGCGGCTTGCGGGCTGA
- a CDS encoding PTS fructose transporter subunit IIA codes for MIGIFLITHGTLGEALIQCACHVLNKRPDNVIQLGLSGQDDPLDLLPVARRMLATVDKGHGVVILTDIFGATPANVALKLLEPGRVEGIAGVNLPMLLRVLTYRERDMNTLVERAVTGGCEGVMHMK; via the coding sequence ATGATCGGCATCTTCCTCATCACCCACGGCACGCTCGGCGAGGCGCTGATCCAGTGTGCCTGCCACGTGCTGAACAAGCGTCCCGACAACGTCATCCAGCTCGGCCTGTCCGGCCAGGACGATCCCCTGGACCTCCTGCCGGTCGCGCGCCGGATGCTCGCGACGGTCGACAAGGGGCATGGCGTCGTGATACTCACCGATATCTTCGGCGCCACGCCCGCGAACGTCGCGCTCAAGCTGCTCGAGCCGGGGCGCGTCGAGGGCATCGCGGGGGTGAACCTGCCGATGCTGCTGCGGGTGCTGACTTACCGGGAACGAGACATGAACACGCTGGTCGAGCGCGCCGTCACCGGCGGCTGCGAGGGCGTGATGCACATGAAGTGA
- a CDS encoding ABC-F family ATPase, whose product MLVAANITMQFGAKPLFENVSVKFGEGNRYGLIGANGAGKSTFMKILCGALEQSAGNVSKDPHERMAYLRQDQFGYEDMRVLDVVLMGHQEMWACMAEKDAIYANPEATEEDYMHAAELEGKFAEYDGYTAEARAGELLLGVGIGTELHNGPMKNVAPGWKLRVLLCQALFANPDILLLDEPTNNLDINTIRWLEDVLNERNSTMVIISHDRHFLNQVCTHMADLDYGTITVYAGNYDDYMEAATLARERQQAANARAKEKIQDLQEFVRRFSANKSKAKQATSRLKLIDKLKPEDVKPSSRQYPWIRFDYDDKDKLHRLACEVENLSFAYEGMEKPLINKFSIAIEAGEKVAIIGENGVGKTTLLKLLVGDLQPQKGHVKWAEKAKPGYYAQDHSADFAGADKLTDWIAEYARVTASVTGEDLETLIRGTLGRLLFSGDEVRKPVNVISGGEQGRMLFGKLMLSRPNVLLMDEPTNHLDMESIESLNTGLDKFSGTLVFISHDREFVSSLATRVIEIKLDGTIVDYRGTYEEYLTSQGLA is encoded by the coding sequence GTGCTCGTCGCCGCCAACATCACCATGCAGTTCGGGGCCAAGCCCCTGTTCGAGAATGTCTCCGTCAAGTTCGGCGAGGGCAACCGCTACGGCCTGATCGGCGCGAACGGCGCGGGCAAGTCGACCTTCATGAAGATCCTGTGCGGCGCGCTCGAACAGTCCGCCGGCAACGTCTCGAAGGACCCGCACGAGCGCATGGCCTACCTGCGCCAGGACCAGTTCGGCTACGAGGACATGCGCGTGCTCGACGTCGTGCTGATGGGCCACCAGGAGATGTGGGCCTGCATGGCGGAGAAGGACGCGATCTACGCGAACCCCGAGGCGACCGAGGAAGACTACATGCACGCGGCCGAGCTCGAAGGCAAGTTCGCCGAGTACGACGGCTACACGGCCGAAGCGCGCGCGGGCGAGCTGCTGCTGGGCGTGGGCATCGGCACGGAACTGCACAACGGCCCGATGAAGAACGTCGCGCCGGGCTGGAAGCTGCGCGTGCTGCTGTGCCAGGCCCTGTTCGCCAACCCGGACATCCTGCTGCTCGACGAGCCGACCAACAACCTCGACATCAACACCATCCGCTGGCTCGAGGACGTGCTCAACGAGCGCAACTCGACGATGGTGATCATCTCGCACGACCGCCACTTCCTGAACCAGGTGTGCACGCACATGGCGGACCTCGACTACGGCACGATCACCGTGTACGCCGGCAACTACGACGACTACATGGAAGCGGCGACCCTCGCGCGCGAACGCCAGCAGGCCGCCAACGCCCGCGCGAAGGAAAAGATCCAGGACCTGCAGGAATTCGTGCGCCGCTTCTCGGCCAACAAGTCGAAGGCCAAGCAGGCCACCAGCCGCCTGAAGCTCATCGACAAGTTGAAGCCCGAGGACGTCAAGCCCTCGAGCCGCCAGTACCCGTGGATCCGCTTCGACTACGACGACAAGGACAAGCTGCACCGCCTCGCGTGCGAAGTCGAAAACCTCTCCTTCGCTTACGAAGGCATGGAGAAGCCGCTCATCAACAAGTTCTCGATCGCCATCGAGGCGGGCGAGAAGGTCGCGATCATCGGCGAGAACGGCGTCGGCAAGACCACGCTGCTGAAGCTGCTGGTCGGCGACCTGCAGCCGCAGAAGGGCCACGTGAAGTGGGCCGAGAAGGCCAAGCCCGGCTACTACGCGCAGGACCACTCGGCCGACTTCGCCGGCGCCGACAAACTCACCGACTGGATCGCCGAGTACGCCCGCGTCACCGCTTCCGTGACCGGCGAGGATCTCGAGACGCTGATCCGCGGCACACTCGGCCGCCTGCTGTTCTCGGGCGACGAGGTGCGCAAGCCGGTGAACGTGATCTCCGGCGGCGAGCAGGGCCGCATGCTGTTCGGCAAGCTGATGCTGTCGCGCCCCAACGTGCTGCTGATGGACGAGCCGACCAACCACCTCGACATGGAATCGATCGAGTCGCTCAACACCGGCCTCGACAAGTTCAGCGGCACGCTGGTGTTCATCTCGCACGACCGCGAGTTCGTGTCCTCGCTCGCGACCCGCGTCATCGAGATCAAGCTGGACGGCACCATCGTCGATTACCGCGGCACCTACGAGGAATACCTCACGAGCCAGGGCCTGGCGTAA